A genomic segment from Aspergillus puulaauensis MK2 DNA, chromosome 1, nearly complete sequence encodes:
- a CDS encoding putative MFS transporter (COG:G;~EggNog:ENOG410PKTA;~InterPro:IPR020846,IPR011701,IPR036259;~PFAM:PF07690;~TransMembrane:12 (i47-64o84-101i113-131o143-161i173-194o200-221i281-305o325-347i368-389o395-420i432-453o459-481i);~go_function: GO:0022857 - transmembrane transporter activity [Evidence IEA];~go_process: GO:0055085 - transmembrane transport [Evidence IEA]), translated as MDAAVQEKNTLDITTTDAVEHNGIRVHPQPTADPLDPLNWSRLQKHTILGIVMFKYFLFTYLTTTTVPSFPEIQTQFAITYSQVNWTVAIPALGLSVGPLFWSSLSDIYGRRIVFVTGTFVALVSTIGAAVADRYGGYMAARFFQGFGVSPASSVGMAVVNDLFFDYERGEKLGLWVLAIDAGLLVGPTFGGLLNLVSAAWINWFNAVLFGLLFLLELFLMPETLYPRSMMLTLMPTSATTTPNLENECKHPTRTKTLPFLNISPLPALSTPRLTTTLSRFLYTFALPTIPLAVLGYGFLWYWWVLSVITMIPAAYPQYSPLIQGLLFLGLLVGTVVSEVCCSGRLSDYIVKRLARRNGGVRVAEMRLWLVYPAALVTAVGLVLFGISIDNSYHWMVGQVAFFLFAAGIQVGNTVVSSYIIDSYPLQSTSVVIFYAVFLNLSAFINPFFISPWQESVGWTWTFTTQALIVIVPGTMLFAALQRYGAALRAKAPMPSWVNPEFDAS; from the exons ATGGACGCAGCAGTCCAAGAAAAGAACACCTTGGACATCACAACAACTGACGCCGTCGAGCACAATGGCATCCGAGTCCATCCCCAGCCAACAGCAGACCCTCTCGATCCCCTAAACTGGTCTCGTCTGCAGAAACACACCATCCTCGGCATTGTCATGTTCAA AtacttcctcttcacctACCTCACAACCACAACGGTGCCCTCATTCCCCGAAATCCAGACCCAGTTCGCCATCACATATTCCCAGGTAAACTGGACCGTTGCAATCCCAGCACTGGGCCTGTCAGTCGGCCCGCTCTTCTGGTCTTCGCTCAGCGACATCTACGGCCGGCGCATCGTTTTTGTGACCGGCACATTCGTTGCTCTCGTTTCCACTATCGGCGCTGCAGTCGCGGATCGGTATGGAGGGTATATGGCTGCGAGGTTCTTTCAGGGGTTTGGCGTGAGTCCGGCGTCGAGTGTTGGGATGGCTGTTG TGAACgacctcttcttcgactACGAGCGCGGTGAGAAACTCGGCCTGTGGGTTCTTGCAATTGACGCGGGATTACTGGTTGGACCAACCT TCGGCggcctcctcaacctcgtcAGCGCCGCATGGATAAACTGGTTCAACGCAgtcctcttcggcctcctcttcctgctcgagctcttcctcatgcCCGAGACCCTCTACCCCCGTAGCATGATGCTCACTCTCATGCCaacatcagcaacaacaactccCAACCTGGAAAATGAATGTAAACACCCCACCCGAACCAAaaccctccccttcctcaacatCTCCCCCCTCCCTGCTCTGTCCACTCCACGCCTCACAACAACCCTATCCCGGTTCCTATACACATTCGCCCTCCCCACCATCCCCCTCGCCGTCCTGGGCTACGGCTTCCTATGGTACTGGTGGGTCCTCTCCGTGATCACGATGATCCCAGCTGCATATCCACAGTACAGCCCGCTGATCCAGGGCCTGCTGTTTCTGGGATTGTTAGTTGGAACTGTAGTCTCTGAGGTGTGTTGTTCGGGGAGACTTAGCGATTACATTGTGAAACGCCTGGCGAGGCGGAATGGGGGCGTCAGGGTTGCTGAGATGAGGCTTTGGCTGGTTTATCCTGCGGCTTTGGTTACGGCTG TTGGCTTGGTTCTATTCGGGATCAGTATAGATAACTCGTATCACTGGATGGTCGGACAGGTTGCGTTCTTCCTCT tcgCAGCCGGAATCCAAGTCGGCAACACCGTGGTATCGAGCTATATCATCGACAGCTACCCGCTGCAGTCAACAAGTGTGGTGATTTTCTACGCCGTGTTTCTGAACTTGAGCGCCTTTATTAACCCT TTCTTTATATCGCCGTGGCAGGAATCCGTTGGCTGGACGTGGACGTTCACGACGCAGGCGCTTATCGTGATTGTTCCTGGGACGATGCTCTTTGCGGCCTTGCAGCGATACGGAGCGGCTTTGCGGGCAAAGGCACCGATGCCATCGTGGGTGAATCCAGAGTTTGACGCCAGCTAG
- a CDS encoding uncharacterized protein (COG:S;~EggNog:ENOG410PSZN;~InterPro:IPR012919,IPR008979;~TransMembrane:1 (i296-314o)): protein MPPKKAANRRAGAVASSGSPSRRSTRLSPGLGGSALPNIPTKQSFAYGSSTTAILPHMLDAKPHKNLAEMADSIEDAVQTAKEREISSNSPSVNTRSRRESNAESTPPPRRPRRQPTPDEVQLQASLNEASSAAPSTPTRHSFSSDGSPPREVVAARLYPSIMQREASPTQVPVPFESHMHGDNSSVISYNAERDVHDDGLKRTRSNITAPPRRFSGLAFTQNTIEEEDEPTYHGPSRSRSPEQSIHEAPARTIIPNRSYVEPQPEEYQYESPRRPQTRWEDPGPKDAFVDWSLRLLMVVFTVVALYTFGPMVYNRSPFPSNGAIRFNNTDLDALSNQVVHLGSQVSSLSRDMRSVKAEINSIPVPTTVFQYPSGGRQDLAKTNFLSMGHGVIIDPYMTSPTVGRQLTSFQSFYMWLAGDKHMQPQPPLAALTSWEDFGECWCSAPRKGMSQLAILLGQRIIPEDVVVEHLPKAATIRPGVAPQEMELWARYRYVGKGARPYRWSVSSFLRGDPKNIAGQDALPSDRRILHGPVMEALRIAWRGEPDGAFSDDKLLGEDFYRIGKWKYDINESNNIQRFPVTAIIDSDEIRVDKVVFRVNSNWGGNETCIYRLKLHGKM from the coding sequence ATGCCACCCAAGAAAGCTGCTAACAGGCGTGCCGGGGCCGTGGCCTCCTCTGGAAGTCCTTCGCGCCGCTCTACGAGGTTGAGTCCCGGCCTGGGAGGTTCTGCTTTACCTAATATTCCGACAAAGCAGTCCTTCGCCTATGGTTCCTCAACGACTGCGATTCTCCCGCATATGCTAGATGCAAAGCCGCATAAGAATCTGGCAGAAATGGCCGACTCTATTGAAGACGCCGTCCAAACCGCGAAAGAACGCGAAATtagcagcaacagccccagtGTGAACACGCGGTCGCGCAGAGAATCAAATGCCGAGAGCACCCCTCCCCCACGAAGGCCTCGACGACAACCGACACCCGATGAGGTGCAATTGCAGGCTTCACTGAATGAGGCTTCGTCGGCAGCACCATCGACTCCTACTCGCCATTCGTTCTCCTCCGATGGGAGCCCCCCTCGCGAAGTCGTCGCGGCACGGCTCTATCCTAGTATCATGCAGCGAGAAGCCTCGCCGACCCAGGTTCCGGTTCCCTTCGAATCTCACATGCACGGAGACAATTCTTCGGTCATATCTTACAATGCCGAGAGGGATGTCCATGATGACGGCCTTAAGAGGACGCGGTCAAATATCACCGCACCACCGCGACGATTCTCGGGGCTTGCTTTCACACAGAACACTattgaggaggaagacgaaccCACGTATCATGGCCCATCGCGTTCTAGGTCACCCGAGCAATCTATTCATGAAGCCCCTGCCAGAACTATCATCCCGAATCGCTCCTACGTGGAGCCGCAACCTGAAGAATATCAATATGAGAGTCCTCGGAGACCTCAAACGAGATGGGAAGATCCTGGCCCGAAAGACGCCTTTGTGGATTGGTCCCTCCGACTTCTTATGGTGGTATTTACGGTTGTTGCGTTGTACACTTTCGGCCCCATGGTATATAATCGCTCACCCTTTCCCTCCAACGGTGCTATCCGTTTCAATAACACTGATTTGGACGCGCTATCCAACCAAGTGGTCCATTTGGGATCGCAGGTATCGTCCCTATCAAGGGACATGAGGTCGGTTAAGGCGGAGATTAACAGTATACCCGTGCCAACAACCGTCTTCCAGTATCCAAGCGGTGGCCGACAGGACTTGGCTAAGACAAACTTCCTCTCGATGGGCCATGGCGTGATTATCGACCCATATATGACGAGCCCCACGGTTGGGCGCCAACTGACGTCGTTCCAAAGTTTCTATATGTGGCTCGCGGGCGACAAACATATGCAACCGCAACCACCTCTTGCAGCTTTGACTTCGTGGGAGGACTTTGGAGAGTGCTGGTGCAGTGCGCCACGTAAAGGGATGTCCCAGCTTGCAATTCTTCTGGGGCAGCGAATCATCCCAGAAGACGTGGTTGTCGAGCACTTGCCGAAAGCGGCGACGATAAGGCCGGGGGTTGCTCCCCAGGAAATGGAGCTATGGGCGCGATATCGATATGTCGGCAAGGGTGCGCGGCCCTACCGTTGGTCTGTTTCATCTTTTCTCCGAGGGGACCCCAAGAACATTGCGGGACAGGATGCTCTGCCGTCTGACAGAAGAATACTGCATGGACCTGTCATGGAGGCGCTTCGTATTGCGTGGCGCGGCGAGCCCGATGGGGCATTTTCCGACGACAAGCTCTTGGGGGAAGACTTTTACCGAATTGGTAAATGGAAATACGATATCAACGAGTCGAATAACATCCAGAGGTTCCCGGTGACTGCAATTATTGATTCGGATGAGATCCGAGTGGACAAGGTTGTTTTCCGGGTGAATTCAAACTGGGGCGGGAACGAGACGTGCATCTACCGACTCAAGCTGCATGGGAAGATGTAA